From the genome of Leguminivora glycinivorella isolate SPB_JAAS2020 chromosome 26, LegGlyc_1.1, whole genome shotgun sequence, one region includes:
- the LOC125239725 gene encoding uncharacterized protein LOC125239725: MSLGGAKYVWVEAKQEQELTENVKMEFKSEPKEMCVVDEIAGAGLYVKQEEPESVQDGHLKQEPEVKAEAENLADIFEPALQAGLCNGQESALCHMDPVVKAVLKEEAERVGSEHESKYSSWIEPVVLDYEFESEKTVSSMSTAEQAGLYLKHEVEDGLVVGPEEYHRATLNKQAAWNPAPDKTCTVSLERMHIDMERSVCRVGPNTYKFILCSHQENDTSPKE; this comes from the exons ATGTCTTTAGGCGGCGCAAAGTACGTATGGGTAGAGGCAAAGCAAGAACAGGAACTAACAGAGAATGTGAAGATGGAATTTAAATCAGAGCCGAAGGAGATGTGTGTTGTCGATGAAATAGCTGGGGCTGGCTTGTACGTAAAGCAAGAGGAGCCTGAGAGTGTACAAGATGGGCATTTAAAGCAGGAACCAGAGGTTAAGGCAGAAGCTGAGAACTTGGCTGATATATTTGAACCAGCTTTGCAAGCCGGCTTATGCAATGGCCAGGAAAGCGCACTTTGTCACATGGACCCTGTAGTGAAGGCAGTATTGAAGGAAGAGGCTGAAAGAGTTGGCTCGGAGCATGAGAGTAAATACAGTAGTTGGATAGAGCCTGTGGTTCTAGATTATGAATTTGAGAGTGAGAAGACTGTGAGTAGTATGAGCACGGCAGAGCAGGCAGGCCTTTATCTGAAACATGAGGTTGAAGATGGGCTAGTGGTGGGCCCCGAGGAATACCATAGAG CAACACTCAACAAGCAAGCAGCATGGAATCCAGCACCAGATAAAACCTGCACTGTTAGTCTGGAGCGCATGCATATAGACATGGAGCGCTCAGTGTGCAGAGTCGGACCCAATACTTACAAGTTTATACTGTGCAGTCATCAGGAAAATGATACAAGTCCAAAAGAA